Proteins from a genomic interval of Methanoplanus endosymbiosus:
- a CDS encoding Rpn family recombination-promoting nuclease/putative transposase: protein MTKRNFPPEITTADGSFIMSPKNDFAFRLLFGDEKNKEITISFLRAMLKIPVKDITIKDPFLLKQVAGDKTGILDIRIVLDTEVQVDVEIQLSDHPAIKERVLFYQSRLYASQISSGEDYRVLKRTISLVILDYILFEVEQMHTTYRFYDRKNEIELTDVLEVHIVELPKLNNIISQHKNNPEIPWLMFLNAGTEEELKMAAKAEPKISKAYNRLIEMSDDEENRRLYEERITQIIEVDLKIEAAKKEGREEGAIKERINTAKNLILLGMDNEIINKATGLSPDKITQLRSEIKPE from the coding sequence ATGACAAAACGTAACTTTCCACCTGAAATAACCACGGCAGACGGTTCTTTTATAATGTCTCCAAAGAATGACTTTGCCTTCAGGCTGCTCTTTGGGGATGAGAAGAACAAAGAAATAACAATATCTTTCCTGCGTGCCATGCTCAAAATTCCGGTCAAAGACATAACTATTAAAGATCCATTTCTCCTGAAACAGGTGGCAGGGGATAAAACGGGAATTCTCGACATCAGAATTGTGCTGGATACAGAAGTTCAGGTGGATGTTGAGATTCAGCTGAGTGATCATCCGGCAATTAAGGAGAGGGTGCTCTTTTACCAATCAAGACTGTATGCCTCACAGATATCATCCGGTGAAGATTACCGCGTGCTTAAGAGGACCATCTCTTTGGTAATTCTTGATTATATCCTCTTTGAGGTTGAACAGATGCACACAACGTACAGGTTTTATGACCGGAAAAATGAGATAGAACTGACAGATGTTTTGGAAGTGCATATTGTAGAACTACCAAAACTTAATAATATAATAAGTCAACATAAGAATAATCCTGAAATACCCTGGTTAATGTTTCTGAACGCAGGAACAGAGGAGGAGTTAAAAATGGCCGCTAAAGCTGAACCAAAGATTTCAAAGGCATATAATCGTTTAATTGAGATGAGTGATGACGAGGAGAACAGGCGATTATACGAGGAGAGGATAACTCAGATAATTGAGGTTGATCTCAAGATAGAAGCGGCTAAGAAAGAAGGAAGAGAGGAAGGAGCCATCAAAGAACGCATTAATACTGCGAAGAACCTGATATTACTTGGAATGGACAATGAGATTATAAATAAGGCAACCGGACTTTCTCCGGATAAGATAACTCAGCTCAGGTCTGAAATCAAACCGGAATGA